In Gemmata obscuriglobus, a single genomic region encodes these proteins:
- the rplP gene encoding 50S ribosomal protein L16, with translation MPQMPKRVKFRKAQRGVVRGRTTRRKYNGPIKGNAHRGNYVAYGDFGLQSLEGGWLSAECIESARVTMTRFVSGEGRYYMRVFPHKPITSIPAETRMGKGKGEPEYWAAVVRSGQILFELGGVAESVAKDCLARVAYKMPFKCRFVTRRPNV, from the coding sequence ATGCCACAGATGCCCAAACGGGTCAAGTTCCGCAAGGCGCAGCGCGGCGTCGTCCGCGGGCGCACGACCCGCCGGAAGTACAACGGGCCGATCAAGGGCAACGCCCACCGCGGCAACTACGTTGCGTATGGCGATTTCGGCCTCCAGTCGCTCGAGGGCGGCTGGCTGTCGGCCGAGTGCATTGAAAGCGCCCGCGTGACCATGACGCGGTTCGTGTCGGGCGAAGGCCGTTACTACATGCGGGTGTTCCCGCACAAGCCGATCACCTCGATCCCGGCCGAAACCCGGATGGGTAAGGGCAAGGGCGAGCCCGAGTACTGGGCCGCGGTCGTCCGCTCCGGCCAGATCCTGTTCGAGTTGGGCGGCGTGGCCGAGAGCGTGGCGAAAGACTGCCTCGCCCGCGTGGCCTACAAGATGCCGTTTAAGTGCCGCTTCGTGACCCGGCGGCCCAACGTCTAA
- the rpsC gene encoding 30S ribosomal protein S3, whose translation MGQKVRPTGFRTGIMRPWRSTWYAPKNSPAADGNSFADLLLEDVAIRAFIQKYLTNKKDRKEQRPAIADIRIERTRERVTVVVASSRVGAIIGKKGEKIEKLTKALEKLTRRHIEVKTVEVTRPEIDAQLIAEDIAEQLEKRASFRRTMKQAMQRAMEGGAKGVKLQLSGRLGGAEMARCEKGMEGSIPLSTLRVKVEYGFAEAVTPQGNIGIKAWVNQGDYLTGDIADTTEAGAGQQQRRRPRRGGRGDGGGGGPR comes from the coding sequence ATGGGCCAGAAAGTTCGACCGACGGGGTTCCGGACCGGCATCATGCGGCCGTGGCGGAGTACGTGGTACGCGCCCAAGAACTCCCCGGCCGCCGACGGCAACTCGTTCGCGGACCTGCTGCTGGAAGACGTCGCCATCCGCGCGTTCATCCAGAAGTACCTGACGAACAAGAAGGACCGCAAAGAGCAGCGGCCCGCCATCGCCGACATCCGCATCGAGCGGACCCGGGAGCGGGTGACCGTCGTGGTCGCGTCCAGCCGGGTCGGTGCGATCATCGGCAAGAAGGGCGAGAAGATCGAGAAGCTGACCAAAGCGCTCGAGAAGCTCACCCGGCGGCACATCGAGGTGAAGACCGTCGAGGTGACCCGGCCGGAGATCGACGCCCAGCTCATCGCGGAAGACATCGCGGAGCAGCTCGAAAAGCGGGCGAGCTTCCGTCGCACGATGAAGCAGGCCATGCAGCGGGCGATGGAAGGCGGCGCGAAGGGCGTGAAGCTCCAACTGTCGGGCCGCCTCGGCGGCGCCGAAATGGCCCGCTGCGAGAAGGGGATGGAAGGCTCCATCCCGCTGTCGACGCTGCGGGTGAAGGTCGAGTACGGGTTCGCTGAGGCCGTCACGCCGCAGGGCAACATCGGTATCAAGGCCTGGGTGAACCAGGGCGACTACCTGACCGGTGACATTGCCGATACGACCGAAGCCGGTGCGGGCCAGCAGCAGCGGCGGCGGCCCCGTCGCGGTGGGCGGGGGGACGGTGGCGGCGGCGGTCCTCGCTAA
- the rplV gene encoding 50S ribosomal protein L22 — translation MSRTALPTAHWPLIAMDYKAIHRFADVGPRKIRLFADLIRGKNVDEALQLLTFYHNRGAKLLLAVVKSAYGNADDRECPDPDSLIVSECRVDGAPTFKRIQPRARGTAFGILRRMSHIHVTLSDPAASEPVPAPSAATTPAETVAPTA, via the coding sequence ATGTCGCGAACAGCACTGCCGACGGCACACTGGCCACTGATTGCTATGGACTACAAAGCGATTCACCGGTTCGCCGACGTCGGCCCGCGTAAGATTCGGCTCTTCGCCGACCTGATCCGCGGTAAGAACGTGGACGAGGCGCTCCAACTGCTGACCTTCTACCACAACCGCGGAGCGAAGTTGCTCCTGGCCGTTGTGAAGAGCGCGTACGGCAACGCCGACGACCGCGAGTGTCCGGACCCGGACAGCCTGATCGTTTCGGAGTGCCGCGTCGACGGCGCGCCGACGTTCAAGCGGATCCAGCCCCGCGCTCGTGGCACCGCGTTCGGTATCCTGCGACGGATGTCGCACATTCACGTGACGCTGTCCGATCCGGCGGCAAGCGAGCCTGTTCCGGCTCCGTCCGCTGCGACGACGCCAGCCGAGACCGTTGCTCCGACGGCGTGA
- the rpsS gene encoding 30S ribosomal protein S19 — translation MSRSLKKGPHVDLRLLAKVEKQGQGKEPIKTWSRDCTIVPEFIGATFLVHNGKTFFKVYCTEDMVGHKLGEFSPTRTFKGHSGGKKAAAK, via the coding sequence ATGAGCCGGTCGCTGAAGAAAGGTCCGCACGTCGACCTCCGTCTGCTGGCGAAGGTCGAGAAGCAGGGCCAAGGCAAGGAACCGATCAAGACGTGGTCGCGGGACTGCACGATCGTCCCCGAATTCATCGGCGCGACGTTCCTTGTCCACAACGGTAAGACCTTTTTCAAGGTCTACTGCACGGAAGACATGGTCGGGCACAAGCTCGGCGAGTTCTCCCCGACGCGGACCTTCAAGGGCCACTCGGGCGGGAAGAAGGCTGCGGCCAAGTAA
- the rplB gene encoding 50S ribosomal protein L2 has protein sequence MGVKQYKPTSAGRRAGMVSDFADCTTPRANSPEKKLLKPKKKKGGRNNQGIVTSRFRGGGHKQRYRVIDFKRKRDDVAATVISVEYDPNRTSRIALIEYPRDEKHDFSRAYILAPNGLKAGDKVISGEGDAVEPKPGNCMPLWKVPLGMTVHNVELVPGKGGQICRSAGCGAVLTAREKEWAQLTMPSGEIRRVSSKCRATIGVVSNAEHMNISIGKAGRMRWKGRKPHNRGTTMNPTDHPMGGGEGRTAGGRNPCSKTGVPAKGGKTRHKRKPGGKAIIRRRPAGRFQNTA, from the coding sequence ATGGGCGTTAAACAATACAAACCGACTTCCGCGGGCCGCCGGGCCGGGATGGTGTCCGACTTCGCGGACTGCACCACCCCCCGCGCGAACAGCCCCGAGAAAAAGCTGCTCAAGCCCAAGAAGAAAAAGGGCGGGCGCAACAACCAGGGGATCGTGACGTCACGGTTCCGTGGGGGTGGTCACAAGCAGCGCTACCGCGTCATCGATTTCAAGCGGAAGCGTGACGATGTGGCCGCGACGGTCATCAGCGTCGAGTACGACCCGAACCGGACCAGTCGTATCGCCCTGATCGAGTACCCTCGCGACGAGAAGCACGATTTCTCCCGGGCGTACATCCTTGCGCCGAACGGCCTGAAGGCCGGCGACAAGGTGATCTCGGGCGAGGGCGACGCGGTCGAGCCGAAGCCGGGCAACTGCATGCCGCTGTGGAAGGTGCCCCTCGGCATGACGGTCCACAACGTCGAGTTGGTGCCGGGCAAGGGCGGCCAGATTTGCCGCTCGGCCGGGTGCGGTGCGGTGCTGACGGCACGCGAGAAGGAGTGGGCGCAGCTCACCATGCCGAGCGGCGAAATCCGCCGCGTGTCGAGCAAGTGCCGCGCGACGATCGGCGTGGTGTCGAACGCAGAGCACATGAACATCAGCATCGGCAAGGCCGGCCGTATGCGGTGGAAGGGGCGCAAGCCCCACAACCGCGGCACGACGATGAACCCGACCGACCACCCGATGGGCGGCGGCGAAGGGCGGACGGCCGGCGGTCGCAACCCGTGCTCGAAGACCGGCGTGCCCGCGAAGGGCGGCAAGACCCGCCACAAGCGGAAGCCCGGCGGCAAGGCGATCATTCGCCGCCGTCCGGCGGGTCGGTTCCAGAACACCGCCTGA
- the rplW gene encoding 50S ribosomal protein L23, with protein sequence MATTRPHPKKYRRKLALRQPCVHGESGIELRPYQVVLRPLVTEKGTHQSTRYNAYTFQVNPLATKTQIKAAIEELFSVRVEAVRTQVREGKKRRFRQSIGQLPTWKKAIVTLNAEDKIEFF encoded by the coding sequence ATGGCGACCACACGACCGCATCCGAAAAAGTACCGGCGCAAGCTGGCGCTGCGCCAGCCCTGCGTTCACGGCGAGAGCGGCATCGAGCTGCGGCCGTACCAGGTGGTGCTCCGCCCGCTCGTCACCGAGAAGGGCACTCACCAGAGCACCCGGTACAACGCCTACACGTTCCAGGTGAACCCGCTCGCCACCAAGACGCAGATCAAGGCGGCGATCGAGGAGCTGTTCAGCGTCCGCGTCGAGGCTGTCCGCACCCAGGTGCGCGAGGGCAAGAAGCGGCGGTTCCGGCAGTCGATCGGCCAGCTCCCGACCTGGAAGAAGGCCATCGTCACGTTGAACGCGGAAGACAAGATCGAGTTCTTCTAA